Proteins from one Cryptomeria japonica chromosome 4, Sugi_1.0, whole genome shotgun sequence genomic window:
- the LOC131063633 gene encoding probable BOI-related E3 ubiquitin-protein ligase 3: MAIQAQHPSSNTFMADLRNSSSNNNRARASPVGRDNRNLMAPGSVMPISLTEAFQLQPNISAANLFPVYNSVAGLNFGQQHVLNGTVFSDPESELTCNNMSGSRKRAREDEIMLTQHQRQQISQLTLMNMNMSMNMNMNMNMADLQQKNAAAAVTASLPQSLGLVPTGLQLAYEDARLNNPAPASTSARNTNPSSSSNSSSSTRLCIFGDDLTAQMQRHQEEIDQLITMHNEKIRIAVEEKRQRHNRVLVAALEEGILRRLEGKDAELEKASRKNAELEERLKQLSVESQIWQNVAKNNESIANTLRANLEQVLVQTREQSREGRGDSEAEDAQSCCHDSDADDAHSRTLRENIELKEQRICRVCRSNSCCILLLPCRHLCVCKDCDTRLENCPLCKSTKNASVQVYMS, encoded by the exons ATGGCCATTCAAGCCCAGCATCCCTCGAGTAATACTTTCATGGCGGATCTCCGCAACAGCAGTAGTAATAACAACAG GGCGAGAGCAAGTCCTGTTGGAAGAGATAACAGAAATTTAATGGCGCCTGGTTCTGTAATGCCCATTTCGTTGACAGAAGCTTTTCAGCTTCAACCGAACATCAGTGCGGCCAATTTGTTTCCGGTCTACAATTCGG TGGCTGGATTGAATTTCGGTCAGCAGCATGTTTTGAATGGGACTGTGTTCAGCGACCCGGAGAGCGAACTGACCTGTAATAATATGTCTGGATCCAGAAAGAGGGCCAGGGAAGATGAAATTATGCTCACGCAGCATCAGAGACAACAAATCTCGCAGCTTACATTGATGAACATGAACATGAGcatgaatatgaatatgaatatgaatatggcAGATTTGCAGCAGAAAAACGCAGCGGCAGCCGTTACTGCGTCTTTGCCTCAATCTTTAGGTCTGGTTCCAACAGGTCTTCAGCTCGCATATGAGGACGCCCGATTGAACAATCCGGCCCCCGCATCCACAAGCGCTCGGAACACGaatccttcttcttcatctaaTTCTTCCTCCTCCACACGGCTGTGTATTTTTGGGGACGACCTGACAGCCCAGATGCAACGACACCAGGAGGAGATTGACCAGCTCATTACTATGCAT AATGAGAAGATTCGAATTGCGGTGGAGGAGAAGCGGCAGAGACATAACAGAGTCCTGGTTGCGGCGCTTGAAGAGGGGATTCTGAGAAGGCTCGAGGGAAAAGATGCCGAACTGGAGAAGGCGAGTCGCAAGAATGCAGAATTGGAAGAGCGTCTGAAACAGCTGAGCGTGGAGTCCCAGATTTGGCAAAACGTGGCCAAGAATAATGAAAGCATTGCCAATACTCTTAGGGCCAATCTGGAACAGGTTTTGGTACAGACAAGAGAACAAAGCAGAGAAGGGCGTGGTGACAGCGAGGCTGAAGATGCTCAGTCTTGCTGCCATGATTCTGATGCAGATGATGCGCACTCGAGGACCCTGAGAGAAAACATTGAGTTGAAGGAACAGCGAATTTGCCGGGTTTGCAGAAGCAACAGTTGTTGCATTCTCTTGCTGCCCTGCAGACATCTCTGTGTATGCAAGGATTGTGACACCAGACTCGAGAACTGCCCACTCTGTAAATCCACCAAGAATGCAAGTGTACAGGTCTACATGTCCTGA